Proteins encoded within one genomic window of Acidobacteriota bacterium:
- a CDS encoding HPr family phosphocarrier protein: MSKELRVLIVNRLGLHARAAARLVNLANQFKSAITVTRTDTGNSADGKSILSVIFLAAPMGTELSITASGEDEAVAVHALAKLVWDKFGEETDVY; this comes from the coding sequence GTGTCAAAAGAACTTCGAGTGCTCATTGTCAATCGACTTGGGCTGCACGCCCGCGCGGCTGCCCGACTTGTCAACCTCGCCAACCAGTTCAAGAGTGCAATTACCGTGACCCGGACCGATACCGGAAATAGTGCCGACGGTAAAAGTATCCTGAGCGTCATTTTCTTAGCGGCTCCCATGGGAACTGAGCTGTCAATCACGGCGTCAGGCGAAGATGAAGCCGTGGCGGTGCATGCTCTGGCCAAACTCGTGTGGGATAAGTTTGGAGAAGAAACCGATGTCTACTAG